The following proteins are co-located in the Sulfitobacter guttiformis genome:
- a CDS encoding NAD(P)/FAD-dependent oxidoreductase, with product MRHIIVIGAGQAGSSCVVKLRNDGFDGKITLIGAEAHPPYQRPPLSKAYLMGDMALERLYLRPEAFYAEQNIDLRLGATVEAIDTTTRQITVDGTVIAYDDLVLATGSVPHRLPAAIGGALEGVHVVRGLLDVDAMAPRFVAGARVLIVGGGYIGLEAASVAAKLGLEVTLVEMAPRILQRVASPETSNFFRYLHQSHGVMLREGVGLERLTGDGVVSGAVLTDGVTLEVDFVIVGVGIAPSTALAEAAGITVENGIAVDSYGRTSAPHVWAAGDCTSFPHNGARIRLESVPNAIEQAEVVAENIMGAEKEYYAKPWFWSDQYDVKLQIAGLNTGYDRVVTRGAVPGPVSFWYYRGAMLLAVDAANDPRGYMIGKRLIEAGKSPAPEIVADPQTDMKALLTA from the coding sequence ATGCGCCATATCATCGTGATCGGAGCAGGGCAGGCGGGCTCGTCTTGTGTGGTGAAATTGCGCAATGACGGGTTTGACGGAAAAATTACACTGATTGGTGCCGAGGCCCATCCCCCTTACCAGCGCCCGCCTTTGTCCAAGGCATATCTGATGGGAGATATGGCGTTGGAGCGCCTTTATCTGCGACCGGAGGCATTTTATGCCGAGCAGAATATTGATTTGCGCCTTGGGGCCACAGTTGAGGCGATTGACACGACAACCCGACAGATCACGGTCGATGGCACAGTCATTGCTTATGATGATCTGGTGCTCGCAACAGGGTCAGTCCCCCACCGCCTGCCTGCCGCCATTGGGGGTGCGCTTGAGGGTGTGCATGTGGTGCGCGGTTTGTTGGACGTGGATGCCATGGCGCCGCGCTTTGTAGCGGGTGCTCGAGTGCTGATCGTCGGCGGCGGCTATATCGGGCTTGAGGCAGCTTCAGTTGCGGCAAAACTGGGTCTTGAAGTGACCCTTGTCGAGATGGCGCCGCGCATCTTGCAGCGTGTGGCCAGTCCGGAGACGTCGAATTTTTTTCGCTATTTGCATCAAAGTCATGGCGTGATGTTGCGCGAAGGTGTGGGGCTCGAGCGTTTGACAGGAGACGGCGTAGTAAGTGGCGCAGTTTTGACTGACGGGGTCACGCTCGAGGTTGATTTTGTTATTGTCGGTGTGGGTATCGCACCGTCGACCGCACTGGCAGAGGCCGCAGGTATCACTGTTGAGAATGGCATTGCAGTTGACAGTTATGGCCGTACCAGCGCTCCGCATGTTTGGGCAGCAGGGGATTGCACCTCGTTTCCCCATAATGGCGCGCGGATCCGGCTGGAGAGTGTTCCGAATGCGATCGAGCAAGCGGAAGTTGTGGCCGAAAATATTATGGGCGCCGAAAAAGAGTATTACGCAAAGCCGTGGTTTTGGTCGGACCAGTACGACGTGAAATTGCAAATTGCAGGCCTGAACACTGGTTATGACCGTGTCGTGACACGCGGTGCGGTGCCAGGGCCGGTGTCGTTCTGGTATTATCGCGGGGCGATGTTGCTTGCTGTGGATGCCGCAAATGATCCCCGTGGCTATATGATTGGCAAGCGCCTCATTGAGGCTGGCAAGTCGCCGGCACCTGAAATAGTTGCAGACCCGCAAACTGATATGAAAGCGCTGCTGACCGCATGA
- a CDS encoding peroxiredoxin: MPISQGDTLPEATLVKMGTEGPAPVKMSDLTKGRKVVLFAVPGAFTPTCHSAHVPSFVRTKGEFDAKGVDEIICVSCNDPFVMQAWGEATGATAAGITMLGDASSEFTKAIGMDFDAAPAGLVARSKRYAMLVEDGKVTLLQAEESPGVCEVSGGESLLANM, from the coding sequence ATGCCAATTTCCCAAGGCGATACGCTCCCCGAAGCAACACTGGTAAAGATGGGCACCGAAGGCCCTGCGCCGGTCAAGATGAGCGATCTGACAAAAGGCCGCAAGGTCGTCCTGTTCGCGGTACCGGGTGCATTCACGCCGACCTGCCATTCCGCGCATGTCCCCAGCTTCGTTCGCACCAAGGGCGAGTTTGATGCCAAGGGCGTGGACGAAATTATCTGCGTTTCATGCAACGACCCTTTTGTGATGCAGGCGTGGGGCGAGGCGACAGGCGCCACAGCCGCAGGCATTACCATGCTGGGTGACGCCTCCTCGGAGTTCACAAAGGCGATCGGCATGGATTTTGATGCAGCACCCGCCGGTCTGGTGGCACGGTCCAAGCGCTACGCGATGTTGGTCGAAGATGGAAAGGTAACCCTGTTGCAGGCAGAAGAAAGCCCCGGCGTCTGCGAAGTCTCAGGTGGCGAAAGCCTCCTCGCCAATATGTAA
- a CDS encoding ABC transporter substrate-binding protein codes for MKRLIYGAAFAALAAPTTALAQEQCGDVTITQMNWDSAAIVTAVSKFLMEQGYGCDVTIVPSDTTPAMTSLSENNEPDIVTELWKNSAGDAYEKLKADGKIEELGSVLEPGGVEGWWLPTYLVEAHPELATIEGVMANPELVGGMFNNCPDGWGCRIVNDNLIRAFNLEDSGIEVFNHGSGETLATSMAAAYQSEEPWFGYYWGPTTPLGMFDMTSVDLGGYDAEAFESMQNADAPNPKASSFPAAPVLTIVTKDFMASHPDVAALMGNVTFKTDTMSQLLAWKQDNNASNEEAAVYFLKNNPDEWSNWINDAATAKLAPLLQ; via the coding sequence ATGAAACGCCTTATCTATGGCGCTGCATTCGCAGCACTTGCGGCCCCCACTACTGCCTTGGCACAAGAACAATGCGGCGACGTCACAATCACCCAGATGAACTGGGACTCGGCCGCGATCGTTACAGCTGTCTCCAAGTTTTTAATGGAACAGGGCTATGGCTGCGACGTGACAATTGTCCCGTCCGACACCACACCTGCGATGACGTCGCTGTCCGAGAACAACGAGCCAGACATCGTGACCGAGCTTTGGAAAAACTCGGCCGGTGATGCGTATGAAAAGCTGAAAGCGGACGGCAAAATCGAAGAGCTTGGCAGCGTGCTTGAGCCAGGCGGTGTCGAAGGCTGGTGGCTTCCGACCTATCTGGTCGAAGCGCATCCGGAACTTGCGACAATCGAAGGCGTGATGGCAAACCCCGAGCTTGTCGGTGGCATGTTCAACAACTGCCCAGATGGCTGGGGCTGCCGCATTGTGAATGACAACCTGATCCGCGCGTTCAATCTTGAAGACAGTGGCATCGAGGTCTTCAATCACGGTTCTGGCGAAACGCTGGCGACATCCATGGCAGCGGCCTACCAAAGCGAAGAGCCTTGGTTCGGTTACTATTGGGGCCCAACAACGCCACTTGGTATGTTCGACATGACAAGTGTTGATCTGGGCGGCTACGACGCAGAGGCATTTGAATCTATGCAGAATGCCGATGCGCCTAATCCCAAAGCATCATCCTTTCCGGCGGCCCCCGTGCTGACGATTGTAACCAAGGATTTCATGGCATCGCATCCTGACGTTGCCGCGCTGATGGGCAACGTGACCTTCAAGACGGACACGATGAGCCAGCTTTTGGCCTGGAAGCAAGATAACAACGCTTCGAACGAGGAAGCGGCTGTCTATTTCCTGAAGAATAATCCTGATGAGTGGAGCAACTGGATTAACGATGCGGCCACTGCAAAGCTGGCACCTCTGCTGCAATAG
- a CDS encoding HPF/RaiA family ribosome-associated protein, translating into MRIKISTDNSMDGSEGLANAIRDLVQNELTNLEDHISSIEVHLSNPVGGTKGETEKHCMLEARLKGQKPTVVTHTALTAEQAAKGAASKMKSSLGSILGKQGDDHQSIRGDLEG; encoded by the coding sequence GTGCGCATAAAAATCAGTACTGACAACAGTATGGATGGCAGTGAAGGTCTCGCAAATGCCATCAGGGACTTGGTTCAAAACGAGTTGACGAACCTCGAAGACCATATCAGCAGTATTGAAGTTCATCTCAGTAATCCCGTTGGCGGCACTAAGGGCGAGACGGAAAAACACTGCATGCTGGAAGCGCGGCTTAAGGGCCAGAAACCTACAGTCGTGACACACACAGCATTGACAGCTGAGCAGGCAGCCAAGGGTGCGGCAAGCAAAATGAAAAGTTCGCTGGGCAGTATTCTCGGGAAACAGGGGGATGATCACCAGAGTATCCGTGGTGATCTGGAAGGTTAG
- a CDS encoding antitoxin Xre/MbcA/ParS toxin-binding domain-containing protein: MNGKLRRATEIDRVSELLGLPEEINDSASLNTEIAKGLPVESVEKVLKVLGSKPALNIISDRAYRRAKSEKRPISVANSQVLFDFARAYVVADRVHHGNGALVMRFFEKPCQDFGGAAPMALAISSPAGADAVIDLLNR, encoded by the coding sequence ATGAACGGCAAACTCAGACGCGCGACAGAGATTGACCGAGTTTCAGAGCTTCTGGGACTGCCCGAAGAGATTAATGATTCAGCTTCTCTGAACACCGAAATTGCAAAAGGTCTTCCGGTAGAATCCGTGGAGAAAGTTCTGAAGGTATTGGGGTCCAAACCTGCTCTAAACATTATTTCAGACAGAGCGTATCGCCGGGCAAAAAGCGAAAAGCGCCCGATAAGCGTCGCAAATAGTCAGGTACTTTTTGATTTCGCTCGCGCATATGTGGTTGCAGACAGAGTTCACCATGGCAACGGTGCGTTGGTGATGCGGTTCTTTGAGAAACCGTGCCAAGACTTTGGAGGCGCTGCACCAATGGCTTTAGCAATTTCAAGTCCTGCCGGTGCTGATGCCGTGATCGATTTGCTTAATCGGTAA
- a CDS encoding quaternary amine ABC transporter ATP-binding protein encodes MTDTEIKISIRSLYKIFGDDPLPALQHVKDGLSKSDLLELHDHVLGLNDINVDVPAGKTTVIMGLSGSGKSTLIRHLNRLIEPTAGEVWVNDENILDYSESQLRELRKHMMSMVFQKFALLPHRTVLQNAGLAPSVAGQNERQYADEARKWLDRVGLQGQGEQYPHQMSGGMQQRVGIARALTSNSDIMLMDEAFSALDPLIRTDMQGLLIELQAELQKTIVFITHDLDEALKLADHLVILKDGSVIQQGEPQHILLNPAAPYIEDFVSDINRARVLRVRSVMTKTADSAGERAGEIDHDDTLESVIALSEGDTSRSYLVMKDGKSIGVLDMRKLVRALVPVEQSGDAESARLGG; translated from the coding sequence ATGACCGATACAGAAATCAAGATCTCGATCCGCAGTCTTTACAAGATCTTTGGCGACGATCCCTTACCCGCCTTGCAACATGTCAAAGATGGGTTGAGCAAGTCGGACCTGCTGGAACTGCATGATCATGTGCTTGGCCTGAACGATATCAATGTCGATGTGCCTGCGGGGAAAACCACAGTGATCATGGGGTTGTCAGGGTCGGGTAAATCGACGCTGATCCGGCACCTGAACCGTCTGATCGAACCTACGGCGGGCGAGGTGTGGGTCAATGACGAGAACATTCTCGACTACAGTGAATCCCAGCTCCGAGAGCTGCGCAAACACATGATGTCGATGGTGTTCCAAAAGTTCGCCCTATTGCCGCACCGCACAGTGTTGCAGAATGCAGGGCTTGCCCCGTCTGTTGCGGGACAGAACGAACGGCAGTACGCGGACGAGGCCCGCAAATGGCTGGACCGCGTCGGCTTGCAAGGTCAAGGGGAGCAATATCCGCATCAGATGTCAGGCGGCATGCAGCAGCGCGTAGGGATCGCACGGGCGTTGACCAGCAACTCGGATATCATGCTGATGGACGAAGCCTTCTCAGCCCTCGATCCGCTGATCCGGACAGACATGCAGGGTCTCCTGATCGAGTTACAGGCAGAATTGCAAAAGACCATCGTGTTCATCACCCACGATCTGGACGAGGCGCTGAAACTGGCGGACCATCTGGTGATCCTCAAGGACGGCTCTGTTATCCAACAGGGTGAACCGCAGCATATCCTGCTAAACCCCGCTGCCCCCTATATCGAAGACTTCGTCAGCGACATCAACCGCGCACGAGTGCTTCGGGTCCGGTCTGTCATGACCAAGACAGCAGACTCGGCAGGTGAACGGGCGGGCGAGATAGATCACGATGATACACTGGAATCTGTGATTGCGCTGTCAGAAGGCGATACATCTCGTAGCTACCTTGTGATGAAGGACGGAAAGTCGATTGGCGTTCTGGACATGCGAAAACTGGTCCGTGCGCTGGTTCCTGTGGAACAATCCGGCGATGCGGAAAGTGCTCGCTTGGGCGGTTGA
- the rsmD gene encoding 16S rRNA (guanine(966)-N(2))-methyltransferase RsmD, which yields MRIIAGTYRGTVLAEVGEGDTEAHLRPTSDRVRESLFSMLTHLDVIRGARVLDLFAGTGALALEALSRGASKAILVESGRVGQKLIAQNIEKVRAGGNATLMRNDATQLGAWIAAPFDLVFLDPPYGKGMGQQALLAARAGGWLVKGALVVWEENAAMEAPRGFTRTDRRKYGSTHVTLLSVD from the coding sequence ATGAGGATTATTGCGGGCACATATCGTGGCACGGTTTTGGCCGAAGTAGGTGAGGGAGATACGGAGGCACATCTGCGGCCGACCTCGGACCGCGTGCGCGAAAGCCTGTTCTCGATGCTGACGCATCTTGATGTGATCCGCGGTGCGCGGGTTTTGGACCTGTTTGCGGGCACAGGCGCGCTGGCGCTTGAGGCGCTGTCACGCGGTGCGAGCAAGGCAATATTGGTCGAGAGCGGCCGTGTCGGTCAAAAGCTGATTGCCCAAAATATTGAAAAAGTCAGGGCAGGCGGCAATGCGACATTGATGCGCAATGACGCCACACAATTGGGTGCATGGATTGCGGCGCCTTTCGATCTGGTTTTTCTTGATCCGCCCTATGGAAAGGGGATGGGTCAGCAGGCCCTTCTCGCGGCGCGTGCAGGGGGATGGCTGGTAAAAGGCGCGCTGGTTGTCTGGGAAGAGAACGCGGCTATGGAGGCCCCTCGGGGGTTCACAAGAACCGATCGCCGCAAATACGGCAGCACCCATGTGACGCTTTTAAGCGTAGACTAA
- a CDS encoding ABC transporter permease has translation MATYDFVFDGLGLRNWCGSSGDDGGGLTSMSQLLAQTSGSDFEVSAWETPFPSMDALHEACTAFPQSRELTSGLEQGFLAIKDSLKVVVDPLTQPLSWALNEALWVMQAVPWFIMIPLLMLIAWAVSRQMKLVGLVVICFGFLGFVDYYSYTMQTLAIIFVCAVTCVLLGVPIGIAMSRSDRVQRIMIPILDMLQTLPPFVYLIPLIFLFSVTEPKLYGIAIILYAIVPVVRLTDLGIRLVDPDVIEAADAFGMTKRQKLFNVQIPLALPNIMAGVNQTIMMSLAMVVIASLVSAPGLGVLVLRGIRSLELGVGLLSGLGIVLLAIILDRVTKAALARINVSKSR, from the coding sequence ATGGCGACGTATGATTTCGTATTCGATGGGCTTGGCCTGCGCAATTGGTGCGGTAGCAGCGGAGATGACGGCGGCGGCTTGACGTCCATGTCGCAACTGCTTGCTCAAACATCCGGTAGCGATTTTGAGGTATCAGCGTGGGAAACTCCGTTTCCGTCAATGGATGCCCTGCACGAAGCCTGCACCGCCTTTCCGCAATCGCGCGAATTGACAAGCGGGCTGGAGCAAGGGTTTCTGGCCATTAAAGACAGTCTGAAAGTGGTTGTCGATCCGCTGACACAGCCGCTGAGTTGGGCGCTGAACGAAGCACTTTGGGTGATGCAGGCGGTGCCATGGTTCATCATGATTCCTTTGCTAATGCTGATTGCCTGGGCCGTTAGTCGGCAGATGAAACTTGTTGGACTCGTCGTGATCTGCTTCGGCTTTTTGGGCTTTGTCGATTACTACAGCTATACGATGCAGACGCTTGCGATCATCTTTGTCTGCGCGGTAACCTGTGTTTTGCTGGGCGTGCCCATTGGTATTGCAATGTCTCGGAGCGACCGGGTGCAGCGCATTATGATCCCCATTCTTGACATGCTCCAGACACTCCCGCCCTTCGTCTATCTAATCCCGTTGATCTTCCTGTTCTCGGTAACCGAGCCAAAGCTATACGGGATTGCGATCATTCTTTACGCGATTGTGCCAGTGGTTCGCCTAACGGATCTGGGCATTCGTCTGGTCGACCCGGACGTGATCGAAGCGGCAGACGCCTTTGGCATGACTAAGCGGCAAAAGCTGTTCAACGTGCAGATCCCGCTTGCGCTGCCAAACATCATGGCCGGCGTGAACCAAACCATCATGATGAGCCTCGCAATGGTTGTGATCGCCTCGCTTGTGTCGGCCCCTGGTCTGGGAGTGCTGGTTCTCCGCGGAATTCGGTCGCTGGAGCTTGGCGTCGGCCTGCTTTCAGGCTTGGGTATCGTCCTTCTCGCGATCATTCTGGATCGCGTGACCAAGGCGGCACTTGCCCGCATTAATGTCAGCAAGTCGCGATAA